One window of the Rosa rugosa chromosome 3, drRosRugo1.1, whole genome shotgun sequence genome contains the following:
- the LOC133739483 gene encoding uncharacterized protein LOC133739483 isoform X1, with translation MDDLDFEPTGHVRIAGRFQPKAKPKSTKVASSAAASNFPNVVTENSIRVSSTVSDSVPSATSVDVGEVKLTYPVGSSSATSEILGSLEPSGKNEHSSVPSFDVDRTTEPSESAAADSMQPSAMVAASNGSDGSHSVYGKSASENADIFSGLECLDDYPTQTTSGIVPASRKSPEKANEGNCGDLTHCTVESSEFLACDVEEAQTVSDYCATQDPVSCTEAAISNEHGDIRLETKEFKTLDLVSEAPISIGRHAGKFQPKQLRVKKGKENPNIPHSEVESTTLSQAANFKTGEMDESSLCTIPPGDVHDHISPPFGDYIAPNPTPNFQANAESLAETTQLDEAVFGDAAHSEGVCGRGHKSGNGKASTVSNHPQKRKGSAADEEAKDGTSSRKSRKRLPRQQVDEPGNNTNEGSFNAENSSDFDGNEDRENNTEQRKRAPRKSKIPVSENEKPVKKRKRTKKAPDEPTEDPTKKKFSHSTRRNRRHVDKSLKDEIDPQKVPMKDLIRLREYRERLAIKEAAKLKTPASNHSAYDEFHKEASDNEEENFGFEQDRSSGGDQAGWRDRVNTSSSSINYQSFMKKERRVKWNEQDTQLLYEGIEQFGSDFRMIALLFPGRTRDQIKLKFKKEDRHNRLRINEAFPGRSEDNSKYVLVINELQKVAREKQESNADESNDQEEVELTHDNDGGVTKPELDKIEDMEADVAAKVQQEEAAVTEVHSLMKSDQSDDGDGFGGWDDEF, from the exons ATGGACGATCTTGATTTTGAGCCTACTGGACATG TTCGTATTGCTGGCAGATTTCAGCCCAAGGCGAAGCCCAAGTCTACGAAAGTAGCATCTAGTGCAGCTGCTTCTAATTTCCCAAATGTCGTAACTGAAAATTCAATCCGAGTATCTAGCACTGTCTCAGATAGTGTTCCATCTGCTACATCTGTTGATGTTGGAGAGGTTAAACTAACTTATCCAGTTGGTTCGTCCTCAGCGACCTCAGAGATCTTAGGAAGCCTAGAGCCATCAGGAAAGAATGAGCACTCAAGTGTCCCGTCCTTTGATGTTGACAGAACTACCGAGCCTTCCGAATCAGCTGCAGCAGATAGTATGCAACCATCAGCTATGGTTGCGGCTTCTAATGGAAGTGACGGTTCACATTCTGTCTATGGAAAATCAGCCAGCGAG AATGCAGACATATTCTCAGGATTGGAATGTCTTGACGATTATCCTACCCAAACTACAAGTGGTATAG TGCCTGCTTCCAGAAAGTCCCCTGAAAAGGCCAATGAGGGAAACTGTGGTGATCTGACACATTGTACTGTTGAGTCTTCAGAATTCTTAGCATGTGATGTTGAAGAAGCTCAAACTGTTTCTGATTATTGTGCAACCCAAGATCCAGTATCCTGCACAGAAGCTGCTATATCCAACGAACATGGTGATATCCGGTTAGAAACAAAG GAGTTTAAAACTTTAGATCTTGTGTCTGAGGCTCCCATTTCAATTG GACGCCATGCTGGAAAATTTCAACCCAAGCAGCTTAGAgtgaagaaaggaaaagagaatcCAAACATCCCTCACTCTGAAGTTGAGTCCACCACACTTTCACAAGCTGCAAATTTCAAAACGGGTGAAATGGATGAGAGCTCACTTTGTACCATTCCGCCAGGTGATGTTCATGATCACATATCTCCCCCTTTTGGTGATTATATAGCCCCCAATCCAACCCCCAATTTCCAAGCAAATGCAGAAAGCCTTGCAGAAACTACTCAGTTAGATGAGGCTGTTTTTGGGGATGCTGCCCATTCAGAGGGTGTTTGTGGGAGG GGTCACAAGAGTGGAAATGGAAAAGCTTCTACAGTTTCAAATCATCCTCAGAAGCGCAAAGGTTCAGCAGCTGATGAGGAGGCTAAAGATGGGACATCATCCAGGAAGTCAAGGAAGCGGTTACCCCGTCAACAAGTTGATGAGCCAGGGAACAACACTAATGAGGGCAGCTTCAATGCTGAAAATTCTAGTGATTTTGATGGCAATGAAGATAGGGAGAATAATACAGAACAGAGAAAAAGAGCCCCAAGAAAGTCCAAGATACCTGTATCTGAAAATGAAAAACCAGTTAAAAAGCGTAAAAGGACCAAGAAAGCACCTGATGAACCAACCGAAGACCCGACAAAAAAGAAGTTCTCCCATTCAACTCGTAGAAATAGAAGACATG TGGACAAGTCTTTGAAGGATGAAATTGATCCTCAAAAAGTGCCTATGAAGGATCTTATTCGGCTAAGAGAGTATAGGGAGCGCTTAGCG ATTAAAGAGGCAGCAAAGTTGAAAACTCCAGCGTCCAATCATAG TGCTTACGACGAGTTTCATAAGGAAGCTTCTGATAATGAAGAGGAGAACTTTGGTTTCGAACAGGACAGAAGCTCTGGTGGAGATCAAGCAGGTTGGAGGGATAGGGTTAACACAAGTTCCTCTAGCATCAATTACCAGTCTTTTATGAAGAAAGAACGCCGTGTAAAATGGAATGAACAAGACACGCAACTTTTGTATGAG GGTATTGAGCAGTTCGGATCCGATTTTAGAATGATCGCACTACTTTTTCCTGGTCGAACACGTGATCAAATCAAGTTGAAGTTCAAGAAGGAAGATCGTCACAATCGATTACGTATCAATGAAGCCTTTCCCGGTCGTTCCGAAG ACAATTCCAAATATGTTTTGGTGATTAATGAGCTGCAAAAAGTTGCTCGGGAAAAGCAGGAGTCTAATGCAGATGAGTCGAATGACCAGGAGGAGGTAGAGCTGACTCATGATAATGAT GGGGGAGTGACAAAACCTGAGTTGGATAAAATTGAAGATATGGAAGCCGATGTTGCTGCCAAAGTTCAACAGGAGGAAGCTGCTGTTACTGAAGTTCATAGTCTCATGAAGTCTGATCAAAGTGATGATGGTGATGGTTTCGGCGGTTGGGATGATGAGTTTTAG
- the LOC133739483 gene encoding uncharacterized protein LOC133739483 isoform X2, with translation MDDLDFEPTGHVRIAGRFQPKAKPKSTKVASSAAASNFPNVVTENSIRVSSTVSDSVPSATSVDVGEVKLTYPVGSSSATSEILGSLEPSGKNEHSSVPSFDVDRTTEPSESAAADSMQPSAMVAASNGSDGSHSVYGKSASENADIFSGLECLDDYPTQTTSGIVPASRKSPEKANEGNCGDLTHCTVESSEFLACDVEEAQTVSDYCATQDPVSCTEAAISNEHGDIRLETKEFKTLDLVSEAPISIGRHAGKFQPKQLRVKKGKENPNIPHSEVESTTLSQAANFKTGEMDESSLCTIPPGDVHDHISPPFGDYIAPNPTPNFQANAESLAETTQLDEAVFGDAAHSEGVCGRGHKSGNGKASTVSNHPQKRKGSAADEEAKDGTSSRKSRKRLPRQQVDEPGNNTNEGSFNAENSSDFDGNEDRENNTEQRKRAPRKSKIPVSENEKPVKKRKRTKKAPDEPTEDPTKKKFSHSTRRNRRHVDKSLKDEIDPQKVPMKDLIRLREYRERLAIKEAAKLKTPASNHSAYDEFHKEASDNEEENFGFEQDRSSGGDQAGWRDRVNTSSSSINYQSFMKKERRVKWNEQDTQLLYEGIEQFGSDFRMIALLFPGRTRDQIKLKFKKEDRHNRLRINEAFPGRSEDNSKYVLVINELQKVAREKQESNADESNDQEEVELTHDNDRWGSDKT, from the exons ATGGACGATCTTGATTTTGAGCCTACTGGACATG TTCGTATTGCTGGCAGATTTCAGCCCAAGGCGAAGCCCAAGTCTACGAAAGTAGCATCTAGTGCAGCTGCTTCTAATTTCCCAAATGTCGTAACTGAAAATTCAATCCGAGTATCTAGCACTGTCTCAGATAGTGTTCCATCTGCTACATCTGTTGATGTTGGAGAGGTTAAACTAACTTATCCAGTTGGTTCGTCCTCAGCGACCTCAGAGATCTTAGGAAGCCTAGAGCCATCAGGAAAGAATGAGCACTCAAGTGTCCCGTCCTTTGATGTTGACAGAACTACCGAGCCTTCCGAATCAGCTGCAGCAGATAGTATGCAACCATCAGCTATGGTTGCGGCTTCTAATGGAAGTGACGGTTCACATTCTGTCTATGGAAAATCAGCCAGCGAG AATGCAGACATATTCTCAGGATTGGAATGTCTTGACGATTATCCTACCCAAACTACAAGTGGTATAG TGCCTGCTTCCAGAAAGTCCCCTGAAAAGGCCAATGAGGGAAACTGTGGTGATCTGACACATTGTACTGTTGAGTCTTCAGAATTCTTAGCATGTGATGTTGAAGAAGCTCAAACTGTTTCTGATTATTGTGCAACCCAAGATCCAGTATCCTGCACAGAAGCTGCTATATCCAACGAACATGGTGATATCCGGTTAGAAACAAAG GAGTTTAAAACTTTAGATCTTGTGTCTGAGGCTCCCATTTCAATTG GACGCCATGCTGGAAAATTTCAACCCAAGCAGCTTAGAgtgaagaaaggaaaagagaatcCAAACATCCCTCACTCTGAAGTTGAGTCCACCACACTTTCACAAGCTGCAAATTTCAAAACGGGTGAAATGGATGAGAGCTCACTTTGTACCATTCCGCCAGGTGATGTTCATGATCACATATCTCCCCCTTTTGGTGATTATATAGCCCCCAATCCAACCCCCAATTTCCAAGCAAATGCAGAAAGCCTTGCAGAAACTACTCAGTTAGATGAGGCTGTTTTTGGGGATGCTGCCCATTCAGAGGGTGTTTGTGGGAGG GGTCACAAGAGTGGAAATGGAAAAGCTTCTACAGTTTCAAATCATCCTCAGAAGCGCAAAGGTTCAGCAGCTGATGAGGAGGCTAAAGATGGGACATCATCCAGGAAGTCAAGGAAGCGGTTACCCCGTCAACAAGTTGATGAGCCAGGGAACAACACTAATGAGGGCAGCTTCAATGCTGAAAATTCTAGTGATTTTGATGGCAATGAAGATAGGGAGAATAATACAGAACAGAGAAAAAGAGCCCCAAGAAAGTCCAAGATACCTGTATCTGAAAATGAAAAACCAGTTAAAAAGCGTAAAAGGACCAAGAAAGCACCTGATGAACCAACCGAAGACCCGACAAAAAAGAAGTTCTCCCATTCAACTCGTAGAAATAGAAGACATG TGGACAAGTCTTTGAAGGATGAAATTGATCCTCAAAAAGTGCCTATGAAGGATCTTATTCGGCTAAGAGAGTATAGGGAGCGCTTAGCG ATTAAAGAGGCAGCAAAGTTGAAAACTCCAGCGTCCAATCATAG TGCTTACGACGAGTTTCATAAGGAAGCTTCTGATAATGAAGAGGAGAACTTTGGTTTCGAACAGGACAGAAGCTCTGGTGGAGATCAAGCAGGTTGGAGGGATAGGGTTAACACAAGTTCCTCTAGCATCAATTACCAGTCTTTTATGAAGAAAGAACGCCGTGTAAAATGGAATGAACAAGACACGCAACTTTTGTATGAG GGTATTGAGCAGTTCGGATCCGATTTTAGAATGATCGCACTACTTTTTCCTGGTCGAACACGTGATCAAATCAAGTTGAAGTTCAAGAAGGAAGATCGTCACAATCGATTACGTATCAATGAAGCCTTTCCCGGTCGTTCCGAAG ACAATTCCAAATATGTTTTGGTGATTAATGAGCTGCAAAAAGTTGCTCGGGAAAAGCAGGAGTCTAATGCAGATGAGTCGAATGACCAGGAGGAGGTAGAGCTGACTCATGATAATGATCGAT GGGGGAGTGACAAAACCTGA
- the LOC133738310 gene encoding bZIP transcription factor 44-like has translation MASSSGTSSVSSMIQNSGSEEDLQALMDQRKRKRMLSNRESARRSRMRKQKHLDDLTAQMAQLRKENHQIISSLNVTSQHYMNIEAENSVLRAQVSELSNRLQSLNEIIAFLNANHGGFVEDSSNNNFTEPSADCFFNPLNLSYLNHPIMASAEMFQY, from the coding sequence ATGGCTTCTTCTAGTGGAACATCCTCTGTTTCCTCCATGATTCAAAACTCTGGCTCTGAAGAAGACTTGCAGGCTCTGATGGatcagagaaaaagaaagagaatgtTGTCGAATCGTGAATCTGCAAGAAGGTCTAGGATGAGGAAACAGAAGCACTTGGATGATCTGACGGCGCAGATGGCTCAGCTGAGGAAGGAGAATCACCAGATCATCAGCAGCCTCAACGTCACAAGCCAGCATTACATGAACATTGAGGCTGAGAACTCTGTGCTCAGAGCCCAAGTGTCTGAGCTCAGCAACAGGCTGCAGTCTCTGAATGAGATCATCGCTTTCTTGAATGCAAACCATGGTGGTTTTGTTGAGGATTCAAGCAACAACAACTTCACTGAGCCTAGTGCTGATTGCTTCTTCAACCCTTTGAATCTTTCATATCTGAACCATCCCATCATGGCTTCTGCAGAGATGTTTCAGTACTGA